A part of Motilibacter aurantiacus genomic DNA contains:
- the mgrA gene encoding L-glyceraldehyde 3-phosphate reductase, with protein sequence MTYVAADDRYDRMPYRRTGRSGLKLPALSLGLWQNFGGDRPLETQRAILRRAFDLGVTHFDLANNYGPPYGSAEENFGTILAKDFAPYRDELLISTKAGWDMWPGPYGEFGSRKYLLASLDQSLQRMGVDYVDIFYSHRPDPETPLEETMGALHSAVQQGKALYVGISSYSPERTRRAAEILRELGTPLLIHQPSYSMLNRWIENGLLDTLDEAGSGAIVFSPLAQGLLTSKYLGGVPEGSRAAQGGSSLSNDMLTEENLQRVRALNAVAERRGQSLAQLAIAWALRDPRVTSALVGASSVGQLEDNVAALDRLDFTAEELAEIDEHAQDAGIDLWRGESAHG encoded by the coding sequence ATGACCTACGTCGCAGCCGACGACCGCTACGACCGCATGCCCTACCGGCGGACCGGCCGGAGCGGGCTCAAGCTCCCTGCCCTCTCGCTCGGCCTGTGGCAGAACTTCGGCGGCGACCGCCCGCTGGAGACCCAGCGCGCCATCCTGCGTCGCGCGTTCGACCTCGGCGTCACGCACTTCGACCTGGCCAACAACTACGGCCCGCCGTACGGCTCGGCGGAGGAGAACTTCGGCACCATCCTCGCCAAGGACTTCGCCCCGTACCGCGACGAGCTCCTCATCTCCACCAAGGCCGGCTGGGACATGTGGCCGGGCCCCTACGGCGAGTTCGGCTCACGCAAGTACCTGCTGGCCAGCCTGGACCAGAGCCTGCAGCGCATGGGCGTCGACTACGTCGACATCTTCTACAGCCACCGCCCGGACCCGGAGACCCCGCTCGAGGAGACGATGGGCGCGCTCCACTCGGCCGTGCAGCAGGGCAAGGCGCTGTACGTCGGGATCTCGTCCTACTCCCCCGAGCGCACCCGGCGGGCGGCCGAGATCCTTCGGGAGCTGGGGACTCCGCTGCTGATCCACCAGCCGTCCTACTCGATGCTCAACCGCTGGATCGAGAACGGCCTGCTCGACACCCTCGACGAGGCCGGCTCCGGAGCGATCGTCTTCTCCCCGCTCGCCCAGGGCCTGCTCACGAGCAAGTACCTCGGCGGCGTGCCCGAGGGCTCGCGGGCGGCGCAGGGCGGCAGCTCGCTCTCGAACGACATGCTCACCGAGGAGAACCTGCAGCGCGTGCGTGCCCTCAACGCCGTCGCCGAGCGGCGCGGGCAGAGCCTGGCCCAGCTGGCCATCGCCTGGGCGCTGCGCGACCCGCGCGTCACCTCGGCCCTGGTCGGCGCCAGCAGCGTCGGCCAGCTCGAGGACAACGTCGCCGCGCTGGACCGGCTGGACTTCACTGCCGAGGAGCTGGCGGAGATCGACGAGCACGCGCAGGACGCGGGCATCGACCTGTGGCGCGGCGAGTCCGCGCACGGCTGA
- a CDS encoding GNAT family N-acetyltransferase gives MPQLLTTDRLLLRDWEPDDAEAALAVFGDANVARWLTPALTRPADAEEMRAHLERWAAEQPKLDPPFGRWALVRLEDDRVIGGMELRPLPPHNEDVEIGWQLAPGFWGHGYATEAARGLAGWAFSQATDEVFAVVRPGNERATAVATRIGMQWVGETDKYYDLVLQAYRLRPSDLAESAPAR, from the coding sequence GTGCCGCAACTGCTGACGACCGATCGCCTGCTGCTCCGTGACTGGGAGCCCGACGACGCCGAGGCCGCCCTGGCGGTGTTCGGCGACGCCAACGTGGCGCGCTGGCTCACCCCTGCCCTGACGCGGCCCGCCGACGCCGAGGAGATGCGTGCGCACCTCGAGCGCTGGGCCGCCGAGCAGCCCAAGCTCGACCCGCCGTTCGGTCGCTGGGCGCTCGTCCGGCTCGAGGACGACCGGGTCATCGGGGGCATGGAGCTGCGGCCGCTCCCGCCGCACAACGAGGACGTCGAGATCGGCTGGCAGCTGGCGCCCGGTTTCTGGGGCCACGGCTACGCCACCGAGGCCGCGCGCGGCCTCGCGGGCTGGGCCTTCTCCCAGGCGACCGACGAGGTCTTCGCGGTGGTGCGCCCCGGCAACGAGCGCGCGACCGCGGTCGCGACCCGCATCGGGATGCAGTGGGTCGGCGAGACGGACAAGTACTACGACCTCGTGCTGCAGGCGTACCGGCTGCGCCCCTCCGACCTGGCAGAGAGCGCGCCGGCACGCTGA
- a CDS encoding DUF1990 family protein gives MSGAGRRPRTLVLRAPTERALVDLSEREAGRPLTYDEVGVSLEDGVVPPGWNESVAVAALGAGDDVWERARRGLDTWAAHRGARIRVAPPSPVLEEGTVVALAVHLRVAAIVATCRIVRVVDEPDRYGFAYGTLPLHPEQGEESFLVQRAANGAVTFRARSVARPVQPFARLAPPVARLMIAGYTRLYARGMREYVRR, from the coding sequence GTGAGCGGTGCGGGCCGCCGCCCGCGGACGCTCGTCCTGCGCGCGCCCACCGAGCGCGCCCTGGTCGACCTCAGCGAGCGCGAGGCGGGGCGGCCGCTGACCTACGACGAGGTGGGCGTGAGCCTGGAGGACGGCGTCGTGCCGCCGGGGTGGAACGAGTCGGTGGCGGTGGCGGCGCTGGGGGCCGGTGACGACGTGTGGGAGCGCGCGCGGCGCGGCCTCGACACCTGGGCGGCGCACCGCGGCGCCCGGATCCGCGTCGCCCCGCCGTCGCCGGTGCTCGAGGAGGGCACGGTGGTCGCGCTCGCCGTCCACCTGCGGGTGGCCGCGATCGTCGCGACGTGCCGCATCGTCCGGGTGGTCGACGAGCCGGACCGTTACGGGTTCGCCTACGGCACGCTGCCGCTCCACCCCGAGCAGGGGGAGGAGAGCTTCCTCGTGCAACGCGCGGCCAACGGCGCGGTGACGTTCCGCGCGCGCTCGGTCGCGCGGCCCGTCCAGCCCTTCGCCCGGCTCGCCCCGCCGGTGGCCCGGCTGATGATCGCCGGCTACACCCGGCTGTACGCCCGCGGCATGCGGGAGTACGTCCGCCGGTGA
- a CDS encoding SRPBCC family protein, whose product MASNQEFEASRGMPAPREVVFEVASDPGLVHRWVPALDEVSATGPDAVHVHGTVGGQELDAEGLYRSRPEQFRVEWGSRGADAYAGWLQVTDGGAGASEVTLHLSFFEADAPAGLQQALETALDELAGEVQTRAGESS is encoded by the coding sequence ATGGCGTCCAACCAGGAGTTCGAGGCGAGCCGCGGGATGCCGGCACCGCGCGAGGTCGTCTTCGAGGTGGCGTCCGACCCCGGGCTGGTGCACCGCTGGGTGCCCGCGCTGGACGAGGTGTCCGCCACAGGGCCCGACGCGGTGCACGTGCACGGCACGGTCGGCGGCCAGGAGCTCGACGCGGAGGGGCTCTACCGCAGCCGGCCCGAGCAGTTCCGGGTGGAGTGGGGCAGCCGGGGGGCCGACGCGTACGCCGGCTGGCTGCAGGTGACGGATGGCGGGGCCGGGGCCAGCGAGGTGACCCTGCACCTGAGCTTCTTCGAGGCCGACGCCCCCGCCGGCCTGCAGCAGGCGCTCGAGACCGCGCTGGACGAGCTCGCCGGCGAGGTGCAGACCCGCGCGGGCGAGAGTTCGTGA